One segment of Ascidiaceihabitans donghaensis DNA contains the following:
- a CDS encoding polysaccharide biosynthesis/export family protein has translation MLLNIKRTLGFCLALGLAGCSTLPRGAAVDNEILREADDENAGFAIYPVTKAFLPSVATWPATNTKSYNWIKHSHGAATNIIRAGDVVNLRVWDSDANSLLTGPSEPAADLGDSVVSPAGSIFVPYVGKVNIAGRSPDAARSVIQRSLESISPSAQVQLSLAAGRGNSVDLVGGVSTPGNYPMPNNDFSVLSLIAAGGGVPKDMRNPQVRLQRGHTVYGTSIDHLYENPTLDTRLRGGDKVIVEEDDRYFLSLGAAGSEAQFRFDQAQVSALDAVSIIGGVNDTRADPKGILILREYSDAAVRPGVRGPRQTRVVFTLDLTSSDGLFSARNFPIHHKDLVLATESPVTNARTILQLVGASFGVVSAATN, from the coding sequence ATGCTGTTGAATATTAAGCGAACCTTGGGGTTCTGCTTGGCTTTGGGTCTTGCAGGATGTTCGACTTTGCCGCGTGGCGCTGCCGTCGACAACGAGATTTTGCGCGAAGCAGATGACGAGAATGCAGGCTTTGCGATTTACCCCGTGACCAAGGCATTCTTGCCCAGTGTCGCCACGTGGCCCGCCACAAACACCAAATCCTACAACTGGATCAAGCACAGCCACGGCGCTGCGACCAACATTATTCGCGCTGGCGATGTGGTCAATCTGCGGGTCTGGGACAGCGATGCAAATTCGCTTTTGACAGGCCCGTCAGAGCCTGCTGCGGACTTGGGCGATTCAGTCGTCAGCCCCGCAGGGTCTATCTTTGTGCCTTACGTCGGCAAGGTGAACATCGCAGGACGCAGCCCTGATGCAGCACGGTCCGTTATCCAGCGGTCGCTTGAGTCTATTTCCCCGTCTGCGCAGGTTCAGTTGTCGCTGGCGGCCGGTCGTGGCAATTCGGTTGATCTTGTGGGCGGCGTCAGCACACCGGGCAATTATCCGATGCCCAACAATGACTTTTCGGTCCTGAGCCTAATCGCTGCTGGCGGCGGTGTGCCCAAAGATATGCGCAACCCGCAGGTGCGTTTGCAGCGTGGCCATACGGTTTATGGCACGTCCATTGATCATTTGTACGAAAACCCGACGCTGGACACGCGCTTGCGTGGTGGTGACAAAGTTATTGTTGAAGAAGACGATCGTTATTTCTTGTCCCTCGGGGCTGCCGGTTCAGAGGCTCAGTTTCGCTTCGATCAAGCGCAAGTGTCTGCCTTGGACGCGGTGTCTATTATTGGCGGTGTGAACGACACCCGTGCTGATCCCAAAGGCATCCTGATCTTGCGCGAATATTCTGATGCCGCTGTGCGCCCCGGCGTGCGTGGCCCGCGCCAGACGCGGGTTGTGTTTACGCTTGATCTGACATCGTCGGATGGCTTGTTTTCGGCACGCAATTTCCCGATCCATCACAAGGATCTGGTGTTGGCCACAGAAAGCCCCGTGACCAACGCCCGCACAATCTTGCAATTGGTTGGTGCATCCTTTGGTGTGGTCAGTGCGGCCACAAACTAG
- a CDS encoding polysaccharide biosynthesis protein, translated as MHLLNFIKALSRAQKRNIMLAVDLILVPVAMVFAFSLQVSPMMAQQVALQNMPVLAALLVISVLVSIWLGVCAIQLSAYDATSIGTTAIFAGLLGAASFGLSSLFGPALPFGTHVVFALSFLVLSVVVRALMLKVVQAAYRRSKDAIRVLIYGAGATGTQLVSALRNHKSIMPVAFLDDNAAMHGMTLSHLPVHSPVRLHQIVEKMRIDRVLLAMPSLSQPRQMQIAHRLQEQGLEVQALPSFAQLIGEDTLIDQLTSLEPNVFLNRDEMSETFDDSRSNYTERNVLVTGAGGSIGSELCRQILECRPAKLVLFELSELALFRIDMELAQIAEKAQITIVPVLGSVTDARQVRKLLQDHDIQVVLHAAAYKHVPLVEANPLSGLANNVLGTQTIAQEAVAAGVERFMLISSDKAVRPTNVMGASKRLAELVVQDLATRANPPSAGNAGTVLSMVRFGNVLGSSGSVVPLFQDQLRRGGPLTVTHPNVARFFMTVQEAVTLVLRAGAMAQGGEVFVLDMGKPVPIERLARQIIESGGYTVRDKANPDGDIEIAFTGLRPGEKMMEELTLSGNLLGTGHCKIFYSDEAQLSEIEVATATRALREAMVNGDEDAARDVARRWVEGYGSTRTIPPFSGYTTITPVT; from the coding sequence GTGCATCTATTGAACTTCATCAAAGCGCTGAGCCGCGCACAAAAGCGCAACATTATGCTGGCGGTGGACCTGATCCTGGTGCCTGTGGCCATGGTTTTTGCGTTCAGCTTGCAGGTGTCCCCGATGATGGCACAACAAGTTGCGCTGCAAAACATGCCCGTGTTGGCGGCACTGCTTGTTATTTCGGTTTTGGTGTCAATCTGGCTTGGGGTCTGCGCCATTCAGCTAAGCGCCTATGATGCGACATCCATCGGCACCACTGCGATTTTTGCAGGCCTTCTGGGGGCCGCTTCCTTTGGATTGTCCAGCCTGTTCGGGCCTGCTTTGCCCTTTGGCACTCATGTTGTGTTTGCTCTTAGCTTTCTGGTGCTTTCGGTTGTGGTTCGGGCCTTGATGCTGAAAGTCGTGCAAGCGGCGTATCGCAGATCCAAAGACGCCATTCGCGTTTTGATTTACGGGGCGGGTGCCACTGGCACGCAACTGGTGTCAGCACTGCGCAATCACAAATCCATCATGCCCGTCGCATTTCTGGACGACAACGCGGCGATGCATGGCATGACGTTGTCCCACCTGCCCGTCCATTCGCCAGTCCGCCTGCACCAGATCGTTGAAAAAATGCGGATCGACCGGGTGCTGCTGGCGATGCCGTCACTCAGTCAGCCACGTCAGATGCAAATTGCACATCGCCTGCAAGAACAAGGACTTGAAGTACAAGCCCTGCCATCGTTCGCGCAATTGATTGGCGAAGATACCCTGATCGACCAACTGACATCGCTTGAGCCGAACGTGTTTTTGAACCGTGACGAAATGTCGGAAACCTTCGACGATTCGCGGTCAAACTACACAGAGCGGAACGTGCTGGTAACAGGCGCTGGCGGATCCATTGGATCAGAACTTTGCCGTCAAATTTTAGAATGTCGCCCCGCCAAACTGGTGCTTTTCGAATTGTCCGAACTGGCGCTGTTTCGCATCGACATGGAATTGGCACAGATCGCTGAAAAAGCGCAGATCACCATCGTGCCAGTACTAGGGTCCGTTACCGACGCGCGACAGGTCCGCAAATTGCTACAAGATCACGACATTCAGGTCGTGTTGCACGCCGCCGCCTACAAACATGTGCCGTTGGTCGAAGCCAACCCGCTGTCCGGGCTGGCCAACAACGTGCTTGGTACGCAAACCATCGCCCAAGAGGCCGTGGCCGCCGGCGTAGAACGCTTTATGTTGATTTCATCCGACAAAGCCGTGCGCCCCACCAATGTGATGGGAGCCTCCAAACGCCTTGCCGAACTGGTGGTTCAGGACCTCGCAACACGGGCCAATCCGCCCAGCGCAGGCAACGCGGGCACTGTTTTGTCCATGGTCCGTTTTGGGAACGTGCTTGGGTCTTCGGGATCTGTGGTGCCCCTGTTTCAGGACCAACTGCGCCGTGGTGGACCGCTGACAGTCACGCACCCGAATGTGGCGCGCTTTTTCATGACGGTACAAGAGGCCGTAACGCTGGTGTTGCGGGCCGGTGCGATGGCCCAGGGTGGCGAAGTCTTTGTGCTTGATATGGGCAAACCGGTTCCGATCGAACGCCTTGCGCGCCAAATCATTGAAAGCGGCGGTTACACCGTGCGCGACAAAGCCAATCCCGATGGCGATATTGAAATTGCGTTCACTGGACTAAGACCCGGTGAGAAAATGATGGAAGAACTGACGCTGTCCGGCAATCTTCTGGGCACTGGTCACTGCAAGATTTTCTATTCAGACGAAGCACAATTGTCCGAAATCGAAGTGGCCACCGCCACACGCGCACTACGCGAAGCCATGGTCAACGGCGACGAAGACGCAGCGCGTGATGTGGCCCGACGCTGGGTCGAGGGCTACGGCAGCACCCGCACAATTCCCCCTTTTTCGGGATACACGACGATAACCCCCGTTACTTAA
- the msrB gene encoding peptide-methionine (R)-S-oxide reductase MsrB: MTQYTKNPDVIATLSPEEFYVTQESGTERPGTGKLLNNKEPGIYVDIVSGEPLFASGDKYESGCGWPSFTKPIVDAYVEEFSDSTLGMVRTEVRSKHGDSHLGHVFPDGPRDRGGLRYCINSASLRFVHRDDMEAEGYGDYINQVEDVA; the protein is encoded by the coding sequence ATGACCCAATACACCAAAAACCCCGACGTCATTGCGACCCTCTCGCCCGAAGAGTTCTATGTGACACAAGAAAGCGGCACAGAACGGCCCGGCACCGGAAAACTGTTGAACAACAAGGAACCGGGCATTTATGTAGACATCGTATCCGGTGAACCCCTGTTCGCTTCCGGCGACAAATACGAAAGCGGTTGCGGTTGGCCCAGCTTCACCAAACCTATTGTGGACGCCTACGTCGAAGAATTCAGCGACAGCACACTTGGTATGGTACGCACGGAGGTTCGTTCCAAACACGGCGACAGCCATCTGGGGCATGTCTTTCCGGATGGTCCGCGGGATCGTGGCGGATTACGTTACTGCATCAACTCCGCCTCCTTGCGGTTCGTGCACCGCGACGACATGGAGGCCGAAGGATATGGCGATTACATCAATCAGGTAGAGGACGTGGCATGA
- a CDS encoding YjbH domain-containing protein encodes MPLHRTTFQAFTLKTAKRIAVTCAAIAMTGQLASAEEKSTRLLHKNQPSQNFYGLPGLIDMPSAEALPDGQFAVTLSYFAGISRNTITFQATPRLTASFRYAGTKDFNIGGFVDYRDRSFDIRYLAVREKRYMPALAVGLQDFAGTGIYSGEYVVATKTFNNPLSLPGTIKVTAGVGWGRLADGGVFDPARPRFTGGTSGSNGGSPSYDTWFRGKASPFAGIEWQVNDRLGLKLEYSSDTYDREVRQGVLERKSNINFGAEYQYSERVRLGAYYLYGSEFGINAQIQLNPRRALNPLRVSAPRAVVVRPTRKANPEAWRTDWAQSASAPTQLRDLLMPELQNQGLKLYALSVTASSAELRFINQRYQSDSIAVGRAARSLARILPPSVETFKLVIVQNDLPVSLVTIRRSDLEALEFQPDAADALFAVTGFGDATPQLVGEVRPEDATPKFSYSIGPYVDPSYFDPDKPVRADAGIRAAASYKFAPGWKLAGSIKHRLIGNIGDSTRTSNSVLPRVRTNGLLYSQGSTTRLSQLYLSKQWKPGNSTYARVTAGYLEQMFAGVSGELLWKPSASRLALGVEANYVKQRDFDGAFGLLDYTVATGHVSAYYEFGNGYHGQLDVGRYLAGDIGGTVTLTREFRNGWAVGGFFTLTDVSSADFGEGSFDKGINLTIPVNWFLGKPTQRTISTTIRPIQRDGGARLIVPGRLYEQVRGAQKKALSSDWARVWE; translated from the coding sequence ATGCCGCTTCACCGCACGACATTTCAGGCTTTCACACTGAAGACAGCCAAACGGATCGCCGTGACGTGTGCTGCGATTGCCATGACGGGGCAGTTGGCCAGCGCCGAAGAAAAATCGACGCGGCTTTTGCATAAAAACCAACCCTCGCAGAACTTCTACGGCTTGCCTGGCTTGATCGATATGCCTTCGGCCGAGGCGTTGCCAGACGGCCAGTTTGCCGTGACGCTGTCTTACTTCGCAGGCATCAGCCGCAACACGATCACTTTTCAGGCCACCCCGCGCCTGACAGCCAGCTTTCGCTACGCAGGCACCAAAGACTTCAACATCGGCGGTTTTGTCGATTACCGCGACCGCAGCTTTGACATCCGTTATCTGGCCGTGCGCGAAAAACGGTACATGCCGGCATTGGCCGTGGGCTTGCAGGACTTTGCAGGCACCGGCATCTATTCGGGCGAATACGTGGTCGCCACCAAAACCTTCAACAATCCGCTCAGCCTGCCGGGCACCATCAAAGTGACCGCTGGTGTGGGTTGGGGCCGATTGGCAGATGGTGGTGTGTTTGATCCAGCGCGTCCGCGCTTTACCGGCGGCACCAGCGGTTCCAACGGCGGTAGCCCCAGCTACGACACGTGGTTTCGCGGCAAAGCATCGCCCTTTGCAGGCATCGAATGGCAGGTCAACGACCGCTTGGGGCTGAAGCTCGAATATTCATCCGACACTTATGACCGCGAAGTGCGCCAAGGCGTGTTGGAACGTAAATCCAACATAAACTTCGGTGCGGAATACCAGTATTCAGAACGCGTGCGTTTGGGGGCCTACTATCTTTACGGGTCTGAGTTCGGGATCAACGCCCAAATCCAGCTGAACCCGCGCCGCGCCCTGAACCCGTTGCGCGTATCGGCGCCACGTGCGGTTGTCGTGCGCCCCACACGCAAAGCCAACCCTGAAGCATGGCGCACAGACTGGGCGCAAAGTGCATCCGCGCCCACGCAATTGCGCGACCTGTTGATGCCTGAACTGCAAAACCAAGGGCTAAAGCTTTATGCGTTGTCTGTTACCGCATCCTCTGCGGAACTGCGGTTCATCAATCAACGCTATCAATCCGATTCCATCGCGGTTGGCCGTGCCGCACGCAGCTTGGCACGGATTTTGCCGCCTTCGGTTGAGACGTTCAAATTGGTGATTGTGCAGAACGATCTGCCTGTGTCTTTGGTCACCATTCGCCGGTCCGACCTTGAAGCATTGGAATTCCAACCCGATGCCGCCGACGCCCTGTTTGCCGTGACCGGATTCGGAGACGCAACGCCGCAATTGGTGGGTGAAGTACGCCCCGAAGACGCAACACCGAAATTCAGCTACTCGATCGGGCCCTATGTCGATCCAAGCTATTTTGACCCCGACAAACCCGTGCGGGCTGACGCAGGTATTCGCGCCGCAGCCAGCTACAAGTTTGCGCCAGGCTGGAAATTGGCAGGCTCTATCAAACATCGTTTGATCGGCAACATCGGCGACAGCACACGTACTTCGAACTCAGTTTTGCCACGGGTGCGCACCAACGGGCTGCTGTATTCTCAAGGCTCTACGACGCGCCTAAGCCAGCTGTACCTGTCCAAACAGTGGAAACCGGGCAACAGCACCTATGCAAGGGTGACAGCAGGTTATCTAGAGCAGATGTTTGCGGGCGTTTCTGGGGAATTACTTTGGAAACCATCCGCCAGCCGCTTGGCGCTTGGGGTTGAAGCCAACTATGTGAAACAACGTGACTTTGACGGGGCTTTCGGGCTTTTGGACTATACTGTCGCGACAGGGCACGTGTCGGCCTACTATGAATTCGGCAACGGCTACCACGGTCAATTGGATGTGGGACGCTATCTTGCGGGTGACATCGGCGGCACTGTAACGCTTACACGCGAATTTCGAAACGGTTGGGCCGTGGGTGGGTTCTTTACATTGACGGACGTTTCATCAGCCGATTTCGGGGAAGGGTCATTCGACAAGGGTATCAATCTGACCATTCCGGTAAACTGGTTCCTTGGCAAACCGACGCAGCGCACAATTTCAACCACCATCCGCCCGATCCAACGCGACGGCGGCGCACGGTTGATCGTGCCGGGACGATTGTATGAACAGGTACGGGGCGCTCAGAAAAAGGCCTTGTCCAGCGATTGGGCGAGGGTCTGGGAATGA
- a CDS encoding sugar transferase, translating to MTWRKRIFDLFFASLLVIILGPVIAVLCIYILIKQGRPLFYVAERMKTPDQSFGLWKFRTMTVVDTDAGVSGGDKTARITPIGAKLRSKRLDEFPQLWNILKGDLSFVGPRPPLREYVDRFPQTYKDVLKSRPGVTGLATIRFHKHEDMLLARCETAAQTDDIYTRICVPRKARLDLIYQRNQSTCYDFDLVFQTIGNLFRRKNKR from the coding sequence ATGACGTGGCGCAAACGCATATTCGATCTGTTTTTCGCCAGCCTTTTGGTGATAATCCTTGGGCCTGTGATTGCAGTATTGTGTATCTACATCCTGATCAAACAGGGACGGCCATTGTTTTATGTGGCGGAGCGGATGAAAACACCGGATCAATCGTTCGGGCTTTGGAAGTTCCGCACCATGACGGTGGTCGACACCGACGCGGGCGTGTCAGGCGGAGACAAAACGGCACGCATAACCCCCATTGGCGCAAAACTGCGGTCGAAACGTCTGGATGAATTCCCACAGCTTTGGAATATCCTGAAAGGCGACCTTAGCTTTGTGGGGCCGCGCCCGCCCTTGCGCGAATATGTCGACCGTTTCCCCCAGACTTACAAAGACGTGTTGAAATCACGGCCCGGTGTGACGGGGCTTGCCACCATCCGCTTTCACAAACACGAAGACATGCTGCTGGCGCGGTGCGAAACGGCAGCGCAAACCGATGATATCTACACCCGAATCTGTGTGCCGCGCAAAGCACGGCTGGACCTGATTTATCAGCGCAATCAATCAACCTGTTACGATTTTGATCTGGTTTTTCAGACCATCGGGAACCTGTTTCGGCGGAAAAACAAGCGTTAG
- a CDS encoding glycosyltransferase family 4 protein, with translation MNIMFVHQNMPGQYREFVQWLVGRGVHNIVFLTQRKNAPKIDGVRTIVYKPHNVAKDDAYGLSRTWENATGSGFGAAQAASKLKDTGFTPDIIIGHVGWGELTFMKEVYPDTPIIGFFEYYYSAHGGPVGFDPESPVSAHSPYILAANNAVPLVNIEVVDLGHCPTYWQRDRFPESFHDKCYVCHDGIRTDTLLPDPNVELTLGRVDRALTRADDDIVTYMARNLETTRGFHQFMRALPGIQAGHPNARVLVIGGNDTSYGGKSKHPGGLRGQMEAEVGDRVDWSRVHFLGQVPFEDYQKIIQISKCHLYLSMPFVLSWSCLESMSMGATIVASDVAPVREAITHGETGLIVDFFDPDAIAAQVVDVLQNPETYAHIGPAARDHVVKTYDFHTVCLPEHIRQINDLVPEAKRMALP, from the coding sequence ATGAATATCATGTTTGTGCACCAGAATATGCCCGGCCAATACCGCGAATTCGTACAATGGCTGGTTGGGCGCGGTGTCCACAACATTGTCTTTCTGACCCAGCGCAAAAACGCCCCCAAAATCGACGGGGTACGAACCATTGTTTACAAACCACACAACGTTGCCAAAGACGACGCCTACGGGCTGTCACGGACGTGGGAAAACGCCACAGGGTCCGGTTTTGGGGCGGCCCAAGCAGCCAGTAAACTGAAAGATACCGGATTTACCCCCGACATCATTATTGGTCATGTGGGCTGGGGCGAACTGACCTTTATGAAAGAGGTGTACCCGGACACACCCATCATCGGCTTCTTCGAATACTATTACAGCGCCCACGGCGGACCGGTAGGCTTTGATCCGGAAAGCCCAGTGTCCGCACATTCCCCCTATATTCTGGCCGCCAACAACGCTGTGCCTTTGGTAAACATCGAAGTCGTCGATTTGGGGCATTGCCCGACCTATTGGCAACGCGACCGCTTTCCCGAAAGCTTCCACGACAAATGCTATGTCTGTCATGACGGCATCCGCACCGACACGCTGTTGCCCGATCCAAACGTCGAACTGACGTTGGGCCGCGTGGACCGTGCGCTTACCCGTGCCGACGACGACATTGTCACCTACATGGCCCGCAATCTGGAAACCACGCGCGGCTTTCACCAGTTCATGCGTGCACTTCCCGGCATTCAGGCAGGCCACCCCAATGCCCGCGTGCTGGTGATTGGCGGCAACGACACATCCTATGGCGGCAAGTCCAAACACCCCGGCGGGCTGCGCGGGCAGATGGAGGCCGAAGTGGGCGATCGCGTCGATTGGAGCCGCGTGCATTTTCTGGGGCAAGTTCCGTTCGAGGACTACCAGAAGATCATCCAGATCAGCAAATGCCACCTATACCTGTCGATGCCCTTCGTGCTGTCGTGGTCCTGTCTGGAAAGCATGTCGATGGGGGCCACGATTGTGGCGTCCGATGTGGCGCCTGTCCGCGAGGCGATCACCCACGGTGAAACCGGTTTGATCGTGGATTTCTTTGATCCGGATGCGATTGCTGCGCAAGTTGTTGACGTTCTGCAGAATCCGGAAACCTACGCCCATATCGGGCCAGCCGCACGGGACCATGTGGTGAAAACCTACGACTTCCACACCGTATGCCTGCCCGAACACATTCGACAAATCAACGATCTGGTGCCTGAAGCAAAGCGCATGGCACTGCCATAA
- a CDS encoding glutathione peroxidase has protein sequence MLKQRLVASIIALGTTAQADMPAVSFASIDGGMLHLQDWAGHPVLVVNTASQCGFTYQYDGVQGLYDRYKDQGLIVLAVPSDDFNQELKSAADVKEFCDLNFALDVPMADITHVKGSDAHAFYKYVNAQTGFVPNWNFNKVLLDGEGNVVGTWRSSTKPQSAKIMDAVEKALSQVAG, from the coding sequence ATGCTGAAACAGAGACTTGTTGCAAGTATCATAGCATTGGGCACAACAGCGCAGGCCGATATGCCAGCCGTGTCGTTTGCATCGATTGATGGCGGGATGTTGCATCTCCAGGATTGGGCCGGCCATCCTGTGCTGGTGGTGAACACGGCATCGCAATGCGGGTTCACCTATCAATACGATGGGGTTCAGGGGTTGTATGATCGCTACAAAGATCAGGGCTTGATTGTGTTGGCTGTCCCTTCGGATGATTTTAATCAGGAACTGAAAAGCGCAGCGGATGTGAAAGAGTTCTGTGATCTGAACTTTGCTTTGGATGTGCCCATGGCGGACATCACCCATGTCAAAGGGTCAGATGCCCATGCGTTTTACAAATACGTAAACGCGCAAACAGGTTTTGTGCCGAACTGGAACTTCAACAAAGTGTTGTTGGACGGGGAGGGCAATGTGGTGGGGACTTGGCGGTCCAGTACCAAACCGCAATCCGCTAAAATCATGGATGCTGTCGAGAAGGCGCTGAGCCAGGTCGCAGGGTAG
- a CDS encoding NAD-dependent epimerase/dehydratase family protein, whose translation MSSIDASHLRTLSKIVVVGATGRLGKCIRPYWKDLPVLWQSRRVEYGFETVDVLNDPKGMRQLINGADAVLCLAGETYKPNANMALNVDLARAVLDAARDTAAGRVFLASSAAVYGAANGLLTEDGPAIPQNDYGRAKLDMEHMAQAHLHPNTALRISNIAGADAILAGWTPEMALDQLEDGRAPRRSYIGLETLARVLMGLMGQSDLPKRLNVATPGPIGMDSLLDAAGLAYTYRAPATGVIGCVNLCTKRLQNHVKLMPEDSAPETMVAQWRRSQDIQ comes from the coding sequence ATGTCGTCAATAGATGCCTCACACCTGCGCACATTATCCAAAATCGTTGTCGTCGGGGCAACGGGTCGGTTGGGGAAATGCATCCGCCCTTATTGGAAAGATTTGCCCGTTTTGTGGCAATCCAGACGTGTAGAATACGGTTTTGAGACCGTTGACGTGTTGAACGATCCTAAAGGCATGCGGCAGCTAATCAATGGTGCGGATGCCGTGCTGTGTCTGGCCGGTGAAACCTACAAACCAAATGCGAATATGGCACTCAACGTCGATCTGGCACGTGCTGTTCTGGACGCTGCGCGGGACACTGCCGCAGGACGCGTTTTTCTTGCCTCGTCCGCGGCGGTTTATGGCGCGGCCAATGGTCTATTGACCGAAGACGGCCCCGCCATACCCCAAAACGACTATGGCCGCGCCAAACTGGACATGGAACACATGGCACAAGCGCATTTGCACCCCAATACAGCATTGCGTATTAGCAATATCGCTGGTGCCGATGCCATTCTGGCAGGGTGGACACCGGAAATGGCATTGGACCAGCTTGAAGACGGCCGCGCACCGCGACGCAGCTACATAGGGTTGGAAACTCTGGCGCGTGTTTTGATGGGTTTGATGGGGCAAAGCGATTTGCCCAAACGCTTGAATGTTGCAACCCCGGGTCCCATTGGAATGGACAGTTTGCTGGATGCTGCAGGCTTGGCCTATACCTACCGCGCACCCGCAACAGGGGTGATTGGCTGTGTGAACCTGTGCACCAAGAGACTGCAAAACCACGTCAAACTGATGCCGGAAGACAGCGCACCCGAAACAATGGTGGCCCAATGGCGGCGCAGTCAGGACATCCAATGA
- a CDS encoding YjbF family lipoprotein, translating to MKHLTKICAGLCLGLLAACSGGEDSSNSQTAVLKELRTVVKENRKSRKAPATKFQITRAILDLQTVGSLEVTVESTNQTAYLIPGAFRTDHLPGKIAVWRTITGENVVLREGVLISTRGLGRDLASSDASASLRAIKARGNGGGERRMQVRNDVNGAFDLLLQCETAVVGNESIDIIELRFQTLHLRETCQSTLGTVRNDYWVNHSGKVLQSRQWAGPDLGYLKIRLLK from the coding sequence ATGAAGCATCTGACAAAAATCTGCGCAGGCCTTTGCCTTGGCCTACTGGCGGCATGTTCCGGCGGGGAAGACAGTTCAAACAGCCAAACCGCCGTTCTGAAAGAGCTGCGCACAGTTGTAAAAGAAAACCGCAAGTCGCGCAAAGCACCAGCAACCAAATTCCAGATAACGCGGGCAATTTTGGACCTGCAAACCGTAGGCTCGCTAGAAGTCACAGTCGAATCCACCAATCAAACCGCCTATCTTATTCCTGGCGCGTTTCGGACAGATCACCTGCCCGGCAAGATCGCAGTGTGGCGGACAATTACTGGCGAAAACGTGGTGTTGCGTGAAGGTGTTTTGATCTCGACGCGCGGACTGGGCCGTGATTTGGCCTCAAGCGACGCATCCGCATCCCTTCGCGCGATCAAAGCACGCGGGAACGGCGGCGGTGAACGACGTATGCAGGTGCGCAACGACGTTAACGGCGCGTTCGATCTGTTGCTGCAATGTGAAACGGCTGTCGTTGGAAATGAAAGCATCGACATCATCGAATTACGATTTCAGACCCTACATCTGCGCGAAACCTGCCAGTCAACATTGGGAACTGTGCGCAACGACTACTGGGTGAATCACTCCGGCAAAGTCCTGCAATCACGGCAATGGGCGGGGCCGGATCTTGGATACCTTAAAATTCGGTTGCTTAAATAG
- a CDS encoding glycoside hydrolase family 25 protein, with the protein MADGNPQGIDVSHFQGDVDWNKVAAGGQSFVSIKATQGQSGYSAASYYTNNIERAREADLISGGYHFFTGGDDGKAQADYFLSVAKPKPGDLLPMLDLEETNGASASVIVEEALAWLSAVEKAVGKKPFLYTTASFFAGIGNPSGFEDYPLWVANYGVSKPHMPQGWKIYTIWQHSQSGSCSGVSGNVDMDSFNGPRSTLDVFRV; encoded by the coding sequence ATGGCCGATGGAAACCCGCAAGGGATTGATGTTTCGCATTTTCAAGGCGACGTGGATTGGAACAAGGTTGCAGCAGGCGGGCAAAGCTTTGTCAGCATTAAAGCGACCCAAGGGCAAAGCGGCTATTCTGCCGCCAGCTACTACACAAACAATATTGAAAGGGCGCGCGAAGCTGACCTGATCTCGGGCGGGTATCACTTCTTTACCGGTGGCGATGATGGAAAAGCCCAAGCTGACTATTTTCTAAGCGTGGCAAAACCAAAGCCCGGTGATCTGTTGCCGATGCTGGATCTGGAAGAGACCAACGGCGCCAGTGCCAGCGTGATTGTCGAGGAAGCTTTGGCATGGCTAAGTGCTGTGGAAAAAGCCGTGGGCAAAAAGCCGTTCCTATACACCACAGCCAGCTTCTTTGCAGGGATCGGCAACCCGTCGGGTTTCGAAGATTACCCGCTTTGGGTAGCCAATTACGGCGTGTCAAAGCCACACATGCCACAGGGCTGGAAGATTTACACGATCTGGCAGCATTCCCAGTCAGGGTCATGTAGCGGCGTGTCCGGTAACGTGGATATGGACAGCTTCAACGGGCCGCGCAGCACCCTCGATGTCTTTCGCGTTTAG